The following coding sequences lie in one Methanohalophilus levihalophilus genomic window:
- a CDS encoding BatD family protein produces the protein MYSPKRITTIFLLTMILFTAFTGMAAAKTVLYEDYINEGDGYQINNFVIDVTDVFPSSEYAAFYVYEKDEEVLDKGLDINDTFTFEVDGEDVEVKLLNTASGVLNKAKIAITIDDDDVVYVDGVVEGGHEDAEFSGTPELDITKSISSETISVGDIITVTVSVENRGDDTATEIRFSDIPPEKFIIEETFVSQTGELTLDVGQSQQIFVYRIKATAAGEYVIKPTTATFSNEAGQDFPQASSNVVTVTVEGEAVKTPELQFSATAGQNVVPRNENIEFTINIENIGEGSADAVSVELLLPDGLKYEDGDSEIEVISGVPTIYLQSFGVQQEKEITFTAKAESIGSYTITGDYSYLYDNGLEDEEVTGDFTSGTITVDKGRFDAILELPIYVYVIPVLVIIGIGAWVAYRHRQYRF, from the coding sequence ATGTACAGCCCAAAACGGATTACAACGATTTTTCTTCTTACGATGATACTGTTCACAGCATTCACCGGAATGGCTGCTGCAAAAACAGTTCTTTATGAGGACTATATTAATGAAGGCGACGGATACCAGATCAACAATTTCGTTATTGATGTTACTGATGTATTCCCTTCATCCGAATATGCTGCATTTTATGTCTATGAAAAAGATGAAGAAGTTCTGGACAAGGGACTGGATATTAATGACACTTTCACATTTGAAGTCGACGGAGAAGATGTGGAAGTAAAATTACTGAATACAGCGTCCGGGGTTCTGAACAAAGCAAAAATTGCAATTACGATAGATGATGATGATGTTGTCTATGTTGACGGTGTTGTAGAAGGCGGACACGAAGATGCTGAATTCTCCGGTACACCTGAGCTGGACATAACCAAATCTATCAGCAGTGAGACTATTAGTGTCGGAGACATAATCACGGTGACGGTTTCTGTAGAAAACCGGGGAGATGACACTGCCACAGAAATACGCTTTTCAGATATACCGCCTGAGAAATTTATTATTGAGGAGACATTTGTAAGCCAGACAGGGGAATTAACCCTTGATGTAGGACAGTCCCAGCAAATCTTCGTATATCGGATTAAAGCTACTGCCGCTGGAGAATATGTTATTAAACCAACAACTGCGACTTTTTCAAATGAAGCCGGGCAGGATTTCCCACAGGCATCATCTAATGTTGTAACAGTCACAGTTGAAGGAGAAGCTGTGAAAACCCCGGAACTACAATTTTCAGCTACTGCAGGACAAAATGTTGTTCCCAGAAATGAAAACATTGAATTCACAATCAACATTGAGAATATCGGGGAAGGGTCTGCAGATGCTGTTTCTGTCGAATTATTGCTTCCGGACGGACTGAAATATGAAGATGGAGATTCCGAAATCGAAGTAATATCAGGAGTCCCAACCATCTACCTACAATCTTTTGGAGTCCAGCAGGAAAAAGAGATTACATTTACCGCAAAAGCTGAAAGTATCGGAAGTTATACAATTACCGGAGACTATTCATACCTTTATGATAACGGGTTGGAGGATGAAGAAGTAACTGGCGATTTCACATCCGGTACAATCACTGTTGATAAAGGCAGGTTTGACGCAATTCTCGAATTGCCTATCTACGTTTATGTCATACCTGTTCTTGTAATAATAGGAATCGGCGCCTGGGTTGCATACAGGCACCGTCAATATCGCTTCTGA